In Myxococcales bacterium, a single genomic region encodes these proteins:
- a CDS encoding OmpA family protein, translating to MIRKVISPLLAVATLSLAFSFNGCSCRAQIGEQQAKAPEPPPPPPPPPPPPAPAPEAPKPKLLAVGKAKIQENKVEIPGQLEFDVDKATIRQTPQSKEILGTLKEFMEKNPNVEKIQIQGHTDNSGTPDRNKTLSQQRAEAVSKWLGENGVKGDRVVAQGFGQDKPVAPNDTPENKQKNRRTEFHIIKMDGKDVAPAAPAQPTGGGGAGASAPPPVTPPPTGSPTEKKPDLAPKPAGATPKMIKKP from the coding sequence ATGATCCGCAAAGTGATCTCCCCGCTGCTCGCCGTCGCCACGTTGAGCCTCGCGTTCTCGTTCAACGGGTGCAGCTGCCGCGCGCAAATCGGTGAGCAGCAGGCCAAGGCGCCCGAGCCGCCGCCGCCGCCCCCCCCGCCGCCGCCCCCGCCGGCGCCCGCCCCGGAAGCGCCGAAGCCGAAGCTGTTGGCCGTTGGCAAGGCGAAGATCCAGGAGAACAAGGTCGAGATCCCGGGCCAGCTCGAGTTCGACGTCGACAAGGCGACGATCCGTCAGACGCCCCAGTCGAAGGAAATCCTCGGCACGCTGAAGGAGTTCATGGAAAAGAACCCCAACGTCGAGAAGATCCAGATCCAGGGCCACACGGACAACTCCGGCACGCCCGACCGCAACAAGACCCTCTCGCAACAGCGCGCGGAAGCCGTCTCCAAGTGGCTCGGCGAAAACGGCGTGAAGGGGGATCGCGTGGTCGCTCAGGGCTTCGGCCAAGACAAGCCCGTCGCCCCGAACGACACCCCCGAGAACAAGCAGAAGAACCGCCGCACGGAGTTCCACATCATCAAGATGGACGGCAAGGATGTCGCGCCGGCCGCTCCCGCGCAGCCCACGGGTGGCGGCGGAGCGGGCGCGAGCGCTCCCCCGCCGGTCACGCCGCCCCCCACGGGCAGCCCCACGGAGAAGAAGCCGGACCTCGCCCCGAAGCCGGCAGGCGCTACGCCCAAGATGATCAAGAAGCCCTGA
- the glnD gene encoding [protein-PII] uridylyltransferase, whose product MSSSGTLRDLVRLHEDELRSAAASGTDGLGLAQAHARWMDGLLQGQAARIIGDGPTLPAYVLAGVGSYGRGALAPRSDVDLRLVMSADAAEAAQAWLERLLYPLWDAKLSVGHQVLTASEMLSLAHDDLASATTLLDLRFVAGDETVLAQLLDRAHEGVFEAGSIERFIDRLEAEIAGRHERFGGSVYLLEPDTKSGAGAMRDLDAIRWVARARYRVSDGEHGFLRELLRLGVLVSREAQELEAATAFMWRVKNRLHLRGQRRSDRLTFDAQEAIAIAMDYAPRSGDGAESAERGAPDSQRDARTRAAAAERLMQDFYVHARAITRLRERIFERAKPPRRRPRPVETDLGGGVRLFDGHVTVAGSRELQEEPALALRLYDACVQKRAPVLAFARDAVARAATDPAWCEALRASPEAAKLFVDIVCTIGEVPTRRGSIVGELHDVGLLLAMIPEFLPVTGRVHHDVYHVYTVDVHSVAAIDCLRALARGELAHMHPLASRLAAELADAPVLFLATLLHDVGKGYPDAEGSRKNHSQSGADLVRKILPRFGWTLEIDEVAALVASHLSMYHVATRRDLDDESTVEEFCRGVRGREGLRALYLLTIADITTTSPTAMTTWKAKMLENLYVAADAYLSGQRAPGYDDERRLRILAAAAQSPRGVGMTPDVIERFVQSMPERYPFTTAPESLAAHAAAVANRGARAASVELVGPAHGDAVELCVVAEDRPGLLAGIAAALVCARLEVLAAQIHSRTRAEGSLRASECSEAVDVFWVRPRSSGAGEVADLLPRLQRDLEDVASGRVEPESLLRARTGSSSPWGERRGPAVATEIVIDERASPRHTVIEVFARDRPGLLYSLARALHELSLSIAVSKINTEGTRVADVFYVSEIDGTKAVDQARLREIRERLTLAAEG is encoded by the coding sequence GTGAGCTCGTCCGGGACGCTGAGAGACCTCGTTCGGCTCCACGAGGACGAACTCCGGTCGGCCGCGGCCAGCGGGACCGACGGACTGGGACTTGCCCAAGCCCACGCCCGATGGATGGATGGCCTGCTCCAAGGCCAGGCGGCTCGCATCATCGGCGACGGGCCCACCTTGCCCGCGTACGTCCTTGCCGGTGTGGGGAGTTACGGCCGCGGCGCCCTCGCGCCGCGTAGCGACGTTGATCTTCGCCTCGTGATGTCAGCCGACGCCGCCGAGGCCGCGCAGGCCTGGCTTGAGCGGCTGCTTTATCCCTTGTGGGACGCGAAGCTCTCCGTCGGCCATCAGGTGTTGACGGCATCGGAGATGCTCAGCCTCGCGCACGACGATCTAGCGAGCGCGACAACGCTTCTCGATCTTCGCTTTGTCGCTGGCGACGAGACCGTCCTCGCGCAGCTCCTCGACCGCGCCCACGAAGGCGTCTTCGAAGCGGGTAGCATCGAGCGATTCATCGATCGGCTCGAGGCTGAAATCGCAGGACGCCACGAGCGCTTCGGCGGGTCCGTCTACCTCCTCGAGCCGGACACGAAGAGCGGCGCCGGCGCCATGCGGGATCTCGACGCCATCCGCTGGGTCGCGCGGGCGCGGTATCGAGTGTCCGACGGCGAGCACGGCTTCCTCCGCGAGCTCTTGCGGCTTGGCGTCCTCGTGTCCCGCGAGGCGCAGGAGCTGGAGGCCGCTACGGCGTTTATGTGGCGGGTGAAGAATCGCCTTCACCTCCGCGGGCAACGCCGCAGCGATCGACTGACGTTCGACGCTCAAGAGGCCATTGCCATCGCGATGGACTACGCGCCCCGGTCTGGGGATGGCGCCGAGTCGGCGGAGCGCGGAGCCCCCGACTCCCAGCGTGACGCCCGCACGCGCGCCGCCGCCGCCGAGCGGCTCATGCAAGACTTCTACGTTCACGCGCGTGCGATCACACGGCTCCGCGAGCGCATCTTCGAACGGGCAAAACCGCCGCGACGCCGGCCGCGGCCCGTGGAGACAGACCTCGGCGGGGGCGTGCGCCTCTTCGACGGGCACGTCACCGTTGCCGGCAGCCGCGAGCTTCAGGAGGAGCCGGCCTTGGCGCTCAGGCTCTACGATGCGTGCGTCCAGAAGCGCGCGCCGGTCCTCGCCTTCGCGCGCGACGCCGTCGCCCGCGCGGCGACCGATCCGGCGTGGTGCGAGGCGCTTCGCGCAAGCCCGGAGGCCGCGAAGCTCTTCGTCGACATCGTGTGCACCATCGGCGAGGTGCCGACGCGCCGGGGCTCCATCGTTGGGGAGCTGCACGACGTGGGCCTCTTGTTGGCGATGATCCCGGAGTTTCTCCCGGTGACGGGCCGCGTGCACCACGACGTCTACCATGTGTACACGGTCGATGTTCACAGCGTCGCCGCCATCGATTGCCTGAGGGCCCTAGCTCGCGGCGAGCTGGCGCACATGCATCCCTTGGCGAGCCGTCTAGCGGCCGAGCTCGCCGACGCGCCGGTGCTCTTCCTCGCGACGTTGCTGCATGACGTAGGCAAGGGGTACCCCGACGCCGAAGGCTCACGAAAGAACCACTCGCAGAGCGGCGCGGACCTCGTGCGGAAGATCTTGCCGAGATTCGGATGGACGCTCGAGATCGACGAGGTCGCAGCGCTCGTCGCTTCGCACCTGTCGATGTATCACGTGGCGACTCGGCGCGATTTGGACGACGAGTCGACGGTGGAGGAGTTCTGCCGCGGCGTGCGCGGCCGCGAGGGACTTCGAGCGCTCTACCTCCTGACCATCGCCGACATCACCACGACGTCACCCACGGCGATGACAACGTGGAAAGCGAAGATGCTCGAGAACCTCTACGTCGCCGCCGACGCGTACCTGAGCGGGCAGCGCGCGCCCGGGTATGACGACGAACGGCGCCTTCGGATCTTGGCGGCCGCGGCGCAATCGCCGCGCGGCGTTGGTATGACGCCGGACGTGATCGAACGTTTCGTTCAGTCCATGCCCGAGCGGTACCCCTTCACGACGGCGCCAGAGTCCTTGGCGGCCCATGCCGCCGCTGTCGCCAACCGCGGCGCGCGCGCGGCCTCCGTTGAGCTCGTGGGACCGGCGCACGGGGATGCGGTGGAGCTGTGCGTGGTGGCCGAGGATCGTCCTGGTCTCCTTGCCGGCATTGCCGCCGCGCTTGTGTGCGCACGCCTTGAGGTCCTCGCGGCGCAGATCCACTCGAGGACGCGCGCTGAGGGCTCGCTCCGGGCCTCGGAGTGCAGCGAGGCCGTCGACGTCTTCTGGGTACGGCCACGATCGAGCGGTGCCGGTGAGGTCGCGGACCTGCTCCCACGCTTGCAGCGCGACCTCGAAGACGTCGCGAGCGGACGCGTCGAGCCCGAGTCTCTCCTGCGGGCGCGCACCGGCTCGAGCTCACCGTGGGGTGAGCGGCGAGGGCCCGCCGTCGCCACGGAGATCGTCATCGACGAGCGCGCCTCGCCTCGCCACACGGTCATCGAGGTCTTTGCGCGCGACCGCCCCGGGCTCCTCTACTCGCTCGCGAGGGCGCTCCACGAACTCTCCCTCTCGATCGCTGTCTCCAAGATCAATACGGAAGGCACGCGCGTCGCCGACGTCTTCTACGTGAGCGAGATCGACGGCACCAAGGCCGTCGACCAGGCCCGCCTTCGCGAAATTCGTGAGCGTCTGACGCTCGCCGCAGAGGGTTGA
- a CDS encoding tetratricopeptide repeat protein has protein sequence MAGRLFRACALAGFLSACGGAPAAPTPTPPHRATPPEPIADEAPPTPKKERAAPPSSEDVARGMKALEAGDIGSAKSAFEGAVKKNPKDGDAHFYLGVTLEKSGDKAGAEKHYKEALALRPDLEAAAINLGAMYIEASKHDEALAVTQKALGKQPKNASLLTNLGIALATKGDAGAANAFEEATRAAPQDPLIRLTYAQWLRTWKKLDEAAAQLKAAAPHAKDLGTLASIGHEQRLAGAFADCTSSLSKAIEQKDIAELRTDRALCKVGAKDDAGALDDLMTAVKKEPGYGPAHFYLANRLAQAGKFAEAVKEYEAYLKAAPKGDLAKQAEERAKVARERAKKKK, from the coding sequence ATGGCGGGTCGTCTTTTCCGGGCGTGCGCACTGGCTGGATTCTTGTCCGCATGCGGGGGCGCTCCCGCGGCACCGACACCAACGCCGCCCCATCGAGCCACGCCACCGGAGCCCATCGCGGACGAGGCGCCGCCCACGCCAAAGAAGGAACGAGCCGCTCCGCCGTCGAGCGAAGACGTGGCGCGTGGCATGAAGGCGCTCGAGGCGGGTGACATCGGCAGCGCGAAGAGCGCCTTTGAAGGCGCCGTGAAGAAGAACCCGAAGGACGGCGACGCGCACTTCTACTTGGGCGTCACGCTGGAGAAGTCCGGCGACAAGGCCGGCGCCGAGAAGCACTACAAGGAAGCGCTGGCTCTGCGGCCCGATCTCGAGGCGGCGGCGATCAACCTTGGCGCCATGTACATCGAAGCGAGCAAACACGACGAAGCCCTCGCGGTCACGCAGAAGGCCCTGGGCAAGCAGCCGAAGAATGCCTCGCTCCTTACGAACCTCGGCATCGCGCTGGCGACCAAGGGCGACGCCGGGGCCGCCAACGCCTTCGAGGAGGCAACGCGCGCTGCCCCGCAGGATCCTCTGATTCGCCTCACCTACGCACAATGGCTGCGAACGTGGAAGAAGCTCGACGAAGCCGCCGCGCAGCTCAAGGCCGCCGCGCCCCATGCGAAGGACCTCGGCACGCTCGCGAGCATCGGCCATGAGCAGCGCCTTGCGGGCGCCTTCGCCGACTGCACGAGCTCCCTATCGAAGGCCATCGAGCAGAAGGACATCGCCGAGCTCCGAACGGACCGTGCACTCTGCAAGGTTGGCGCAAAGGACGACGCCGGCGCCCTCGACGATCTCATGACCGCCGTAAAGAAGGAGCCGGGCTACGGCCCCGCGCACTTCTACTTGGCGAATCGCCTGGCTCAGGCCGGCAAGTTTGCGGAGGCCGTCAAGGAGTACGAGGCCTACCTGAAGGCCGCCCCGAAGGGCGATCTCGCGAAGCAAGCGGAGGAGCGGGCGAAGGTCGCGCGAGAGCGCGCCAAGAAGAAGAAGTAG
- the truB gene encoding tRNA pseudouridine(55) synthase TruB has translation MTALPSVHGVLVVDKPAGLTSHDVVQRVRRRLGTREVGHAGTLDPMATGVLVVVVGEGTKLSTYLTAADKRYAAEVTFGRATDTLDADGTTTAEGPVPEDLEERLAAALSHERARTEQVPPVYSAIHQGGERAHAKARRGEEVILAPRTVRVLSLALDGYGAASHRAALTLHVSKGYYVRALARDLGTTLGVPSHLTALRREASGCFKVDAACPLTTADLASRLIPVRAAAALAIGEVQLTERGEADARAGRPVQPADLSAACEGPRAWVAPGGDLIAIGHLVEGVGRVLRGFRTR, from the coding sequence ATGACTGCGCTGCCCTCGGTTCACGGCGTCCTCGTCGTCGACAAGCCCGCCGGGTTGACGAGCCACGACGTCGTGCAGCGCGTGCGGCGCCGGCTCGGAACGCGCGAGGTTGGGCACGCGGGCACGCTCGACCCCATGGCGACCGGTGTGCTCGTCGTGGTGGTCGGTGAAGGGACGAAGCTTTCGACCTACCTGACGGCCGCCGACAAGCGCTACGCCGCCGAGGTCACCTTCGGCCGCGCCACCGACACCCTCGACGCCGACGGAACGACCACGGCCGAGGGCCCGGTGCCCGAAGATCTCGAGGAGCGCCTCGCGGCGGCGCTATCCCATGAACGGGCTCGCACTGAGCAGGTGCCGCCCGTGTACTCCGCGATTCATCAGGGCGGCGAGCGCGCGCACGCAAAAGCGAGACGCGGCGAGGAGGTCATTCTGGCGCCACGCACGGTGCGCGTCCTCTCGCTCGCGCTCGACGGGTATGGCGCGGCGTCGCATCGCGCCGCTCTTACGCTCCACGTGTCGAAGGGCTACTACGTCCGCGCGCTGGCGAGGGACCTCGGCACCACGCTCGGCGTCCCTTCGCACCTGACGGCGCTTCGCCGCGAAGCGTCGGGCTGCTTCAAGGTCGACGCGGCGTGCCCCCTCACGACGGCGGACCTGGCTTCACGGTTGATTCCCGTGCGAGCGGCTGCCGCACTGGCCATCGGCGAAGTGCAGCTCACCGAGCGGGGAGAGGCTGACGCCCGCGCCGGGCGCCCGGTCCAGCCGGCGGACCTGTCGGCCGCTTGTGAAGGGCCGCGCGCTTGGGTGGCGCCGGGCGGCGACCTCATCGCCATTGGCCACCTCGTCGAGGGGGTGGGGCGCGTCCTCCGAGGCTTTCGAACGCGCTAA
- a CDS encoding 1-acyl-sn-glycerol-3-phosphate acyltransferase, whose protein sequence is MLEAASQGSLPSLDGDEDDDGDEAWPSQVAATHAAAPPSPATDELPEPPTERFPSPAPLPRPSVPAAPLSARSLGGEIEPTVFDTARELLSTNYYLRKWGRLGMRNRSEEVDDFGYDPVYEARVKPFLDFLYSTYFRVEAEGVEHVCEAGRCLLVANHSGTVPLDGLMIRAAVKRLHPRERDVRWLAEDFIFHFPFLGSLTTRLGAVRACQENAERLLRQEALVAVFPEGMKGTGKLFRERYRLQRFGRGGFVKLALRTRTPIVPVAVVGGEETQPLLARLDALGKPFGLPYVPVTPTFPLLGPAGLMPAPTKWRMRFGAPIVVPGSPDDADDELLVGRLAEEVRGTIQEMVDELLGARKNVFLG, encoded by the coding sequence ATGCTCGAAGCCGCATCGCAGGGCTCCCTTCCCTCACTGGATGGGGACGAGGACGACGACGGGGACGAGGCGTGGCCCTCCCAAGTGGCGGCCACACACGCTGCGGCGCCGCCCTCGCCGGCGACCGACGAGCTGCCGGAGCCGCCCACCGAGCGCTTCCCCTCGCCGGCGCCGCTCCCCCGCCCTTCGGTGCCCGCCGCGCCGCTGTCGGCGCGCAGCCTCGGTGGCGAGATCGAGCCGACGGTGTTCGACACCGCGCGCGAACTCTTGTCGACCAACTATTACCTCCGCAAGTGGGGCCGCCTGGGCATGCGGAACCGCTCCGAGGAGGTCGACGACTTTGGCTACGACCCCGTCTACGAGGCGCGGGTAAAGCCGTTTTTGGACTTTCTCTACTCCACCTACTTCCGCGTCGAAGCGGAGGGCGTCGAACATGTGTGCGAGGCGGGCCGATGCCTCCTCGTGGCGAACCACTCGGGCACGGTTCCGCTCGATGGCTTGATGATCCGAGCCGCCGTCAAGCGACTCCACCCGCGAGAGCGCGACGTCCGGTGGCTCGCGGAGGACTTCATTTTTCATTTTCCGTTCCTCGGCTCGCTCACGACGAGGCTCGGTGCCGTCCGCGCGTGTCAGGAGAATGCCGAACGCCTCTTGCGGCAAGAGGCGCTCGTCGCCGTATTCCCCGAAGGGATGAAGGGCACGGGGAAGCTCTTCCGCGAGCGCTATCGGCTCCAACGTTTTGGGCGCGGCGGCTTCGTCAAGCTCGCGCTGCGGACGCGTACGCCGATCGTGCCTGTGGCCGTCGTCGGCGGCGAAGAGACGCAACCGCTCCTGGCTCGCCTCGACGCGCTGGGCAAACCCTTTGGCTTGCCGTACGTGCCAGTCACTCCGACCTTCCCGTTGCTCGGGCCCGCGGGGCTCATGCCCGCGCCGACCAAGTGGCGCATGCGCTTCGGGGCGCCCATCGTCGTCCCCGGAAGCCCCGACGACGCCGACGACGAGCTGCTCGTCGGACGGCTCGCGGAAGAGGTTCGCGGGACGATTCAAGAGATGGTCGATGAACTCCTGGGCGCGCGAAAGAACGTCTTTCTGGGCTGA
- a CDS encoding NAD-dependent epimerase/dehydratase family protein has protein sequence MAKDDPSTSLRGSAPVIAVTGASSFLGANLIGLLEEDERIGRIVAVDTKAPSTAGRKTRSYEVDLTEPSAEARLVEIFVAERATTLVHLAFLGSPHRAASWAHEYESVGTMRLLVAATQAKIAKLVLWSQTLLYGATPSNPNFLAEHQPLRATPDEPYFADKIAAEAEAARFAQRAPGTVLTVLRTAPILGPTVDNYVARYLSHRLVPTMLGFDPLVQFVHEIDAIAALKLAVDRDIAGTFNIVGDGVLPLSTVIKLAGRIAMPLPHLLADPLVAAAWMAQLADAPPSFLRYLRFLCVADGALARRRLGFRPAYTTREAVVDYASAQRLRDLKLLQEVS, from the coding sequence ATGGCGAAAGATGACCCTTCCACGTCTCTGCGGGGGTCGGCGCCGGTCATCGCCGTCACGGGGGCGAGCTCATTTCTGGGGGCCAACCTCATTGGGCTCCTCGAAGAGGACGAGCGCATCGGGCGCATCGTGGCCGTTGACACCAAGGCGCCATCGACGGCGGGCCGGAAGACCCGCAGCTACGAGGTCGACCTGACCGAGCCGTCGGCGGAGGCGCGGCTCGTCGAAATCTTCGTCGCGGAACGGGCCACGACCCTCGTTCACCTGGCGTTCCTCGGATCGCCACATCGAGCCGCCTCTTGGGCCCACGAATACGAGAGCGTAGGCACCATGCGCCTGCTCGTCGCGGCGACGCAGGCGAAGATCGCCAAGCTCGTGCTCTGGTCGCAGACGCTCCTCTATGGCGCCACGCCTTCGAATCCGAACTTCTTGGCCGAGCACCAGCCGCTCCGCGCGACGCCCGACGAACCCTATTTCGCCGACAAGATCGCCGCCGAGGCCGAAGCCGCCCGCTTCGCGCAGCGCGCGCCGGGGACTGTGCTCACAGTGCTTCGCACGGCACCGATCTTGGGACCGACCGTCGACAACTACGTGGCGCGATACCTGTCGCATCGGCTCGTGCCTACGATGCTGGGCTTCGATCCGCTCGTGCAGTTCGTTCACGAGATCGACGCCATCGCGGCCCTCAAGCTGGCCGTCGATCGCGACATCGCGGGGACTTTCAACATCGTCGGTGACGGCGTCTTGCCGCTCTCGACCGTGATCAAGCTCGCGGGCCGCATCGCGATGCCGTTGCCGCATCTGTTGGCCGATCCGCTCGTGGCCGCAGCGTGGATGGCCCAACTCGCCGACGCGCCTCCGAGCTTTCTCCGGTACCTGCGGTTTTTGTGCGTCGCCGACGGAGCGCTGGCGAGGCGGCGCTTGGGTTTCCGACCCGCGTACACGACACGCGAGGCCGTTGTCGATTACGCCAGCGCGCAACGCCTGCGCGACCTAAAGCTGCTCCAGGAGGTCTCGTGA
- a CDS encoding serine/threonine protein kinase yields MDLTSSPVPDRLGPYELLQLLATGGMAEVYLARRAGPHGFQKLVAVKRILPQFAREPDFLAMFVDEARVCARLAHLNIVHVFDFGDHEEELYMAMEFVEGSTVARLVRAAAAKNIELPLEASLHVALSVLRGLEYAHGARDERGHPLKLVHRDVSPGNVLIDRTGAVKLTDFGIARAAEIERRTDAGQLKGKLGYMSPEQVVGRELDHRSDIFTLGIVLAEMVMLRPLFTGGRELDVLLRIRDADVSAIDRAGRPMPDDLRAVLFRALAKEPEHRFPSARAFAEAVEEIVRRRRLHVGPSKLAGILERLGLTTPDSVTTDAQTGGATPKRSLPPRAPKSPPGRRCRTWRRRSIACAKTASSWGRLATPGSSSSSRRARSARAPRSRASSRPSRAPRPSPSSRAS; encoded by the coding sequence TTGGACCTGACGAGCTCCCCGGTTCCCGACCGGCTCGGTCCCTACGAGCTCCTCCAACTGCTCGCGACCGGCGGAATGGCGGAGGTGTACCTGGCGCGCCGCGCCGGGCCGCACGGCTTTCAGAAGCTCGTCGCCGTCAAACGCATCCTCCCGCAGTTCGCGCGGGAGCCGGACTTCCTCGCCATGTTCGTCGACGAAGCGCGCGTCTGCGCGCGCCTCGCGCACCTGAACATCGTCCACGTGTTCGACTTTGGCGATCACGAGGAGGAGCTCTACATGGCCATGGAGTTCGTGGAGGGCTCCACCGTCGCGCGCCTCGTGCGCGCCGCGGCGGCCAAGAACATCGAGCTGCCGCTTGAGGCCTCGCTTCACGTCGCCCTCAGCGTGCTCCGAGGCCTCGAATACGCTCACGGCGCCCGCGACGAACGCGGCCACCCGCTCAAGCTCGTGCACCGCGACGTGTCGCCCGGCAACGTGCTCATCGATCGGACCGGCGCCGTGAAGCTGACCGACTTCGGCATCGCGCGCGCCGCCGAGATCGAGCGTCGCACCGACGCGGGCCAGCTCAAGGGCAAGCTCGGCTACATGTCGCCGGAGCAGGTCGTCGGCCGCGAGCTCGATCACCGCAGCGACATCTTCACGTTGGGCATCGTCCTGGCCGAGATGGTGATGTTGCGACCGCTCTTCACCGGCGGCCGTGAGCTCGACGTTCTCCTTCGAATCCGGGACGCGGACGTCAGCGCCATCGACCGAGCCGGCCGCCCCATGCCTGACGACCTCCGCGCGGTACTCTTCCGCGCCCTCGCGAAGGAGCCCGAGCACCGGTTCCCGAGCGCGCGCGCCTTCGCCGAAGCGGTCGAGGAAATCGTGCGACGACGGCGCCTCCATGTCGGCCCCAGCAAGCTCGCTGGGATCCTCGAGCGGCTCGGCCTCACGACGCCCGACAGCGTGACGACGGACGCCCAAACGGGCGGCGCCACGCCGAAGCGAAGCCTGCCACCCCGAGCGCCGAAAAGCCCACCGGGCAGGCGATGCAGAACGTGGCGCCGCAGATCTATCGCGTGCGCAAAGACGGCATCGTCGTGGGGCCGCTTAGCTACCCCCGGGTCATCGAGCTCTTCGCGACGGGCGAGATCGGCGCGCGCACCGAGGTCTCGCGCGAGCTCGCGCCCTTCAAGAGCGCCACGACCTTCGCCGAGTTCGCGCGCTTCGTGA
- a CDS encoding DUF4388 domain-containing protein — MRSSGIHQTLGYTGRQLRDAAESLLPPEWSRPESPLRLSGQVTASGALVEIVSFIAHAGRSGTLIVASGEIVRAIGFDSGALIGAATTRAQERIGDLLRKAGHVSREDLEAAAYTAALAGKVLGEVLVEAGQLERATLDETLRRQAEEILMAALRIDVGAFALFDDLTVPRAPGTPRTVISLMMEATRRSENMGVFRQTIGTLDHVPVRREEAGSVAPDLVKVLEHCDGEHSIGEIAVELGLFEFEIMHAIHRLATSELIDVLEPRIRSTTDVLKVSNDALVNMHRRCDRAKVGAMLRADLEDFLATTSTVAAMLREAEFTASGAFVVDALLRSVASGAKDELLELAIHEYLEFASDRATELLRDKSEQMTVAATG; from the coding sequence ATGCGAAGCTCCGGAATTCATCAGACCCTCGGGTACACCGGTCGGCAACTCCGCGACGCCGCCGAGAGCCTCCTGCCGCCCGAGTGGAGTCGTCCCGAAAGCCCGCTCCGCCTCTCCGGCCAGGTCACAGCCTCGGGCGCCCTCGTCGAGATCGTCTCGTTCATCGCCCACGCGGGCCGTAGCGGCACGCTCATTGTGGCCTCCGGTGAGATCGTGCGAGCCATCGGCTTCGACAGCGGCGCGCTCATCGGCGCCGCGACGACGCGCGCGCAGGAGCGCATCGGCGATCTCCTTCGCAAGGCCGGGCACGTGTCGCGAGAAGATCTCGAGGCCGCCGCCTACACCGCCGCGCTCGCGGGCAAGGTGCTCGGTGAAGTCCTCGTCGAAGCCGGGCAGCTCGAGCGCGCCACCCTTGACGAGACGCTGCGGCGCCAGGCGGAAGAGATCCTCATGGCCGCCCTCCGCATCGACGTCGGCGCCTTCGCACTCTTCGACGATCTCACCGTGCCGCGCGCGCCGGGCACCCCCCGCACGGTCATCAGCCTGATGATGGAGGCCACGCGGCGCTCCGAGAACATGGGCGTCTTCCGGCAGACCATCGGCACCCTCGACCACGTCCCCGTGCGCCGCGAAGAGGCTGGCTCCGTTGCCCCCGATCTCGTCAAGGTCCTGGAACACTGCGACGGTGAGCACAGCATCGGCGAGATCGCCGTTGAGCTTGGTCTCTTCGAGTTCGAGATCATGCACGCGATCCACCGGCTCGCCACCAGCGAGCTCATCGATGTCTTGGAGCCACGGATCCGCTCGACCACCGACGTGCTCAAGGTCTCAAACGACGCGCTCGTCAACATGCACCGTCGCTGCGACCGCGCGAAAGTGGGCGCCATGCTCCGCGCGGACCTCGAAGACTTCCTCGCCACGACATCGACCGTTGCGGCCATGCTCCGCGAAGCCGAATTTACCGCCAGCGGCGCCTTCGTCGTCGACGCGTTGCTCCGCTCCGTCGCGAGCGGTGCCAAGGACGAGCTCTTGGAGCTCGCGATCCACGAGTACCTTGAGTTCGCGTCGGACCGCGCGACGGAGCTCTTGCGCGACAAGAGCGAGCAGATGACCGTCGCCGCGACGGGCTGA
- a CDS encoding GNAT family N-acetyltransferase — MSDAASLAVRWSGAADEAAIVSLFERDGSPCFCRYWHFEGDKNAWLARCAGEPEVNRDALSVDLRSGADGARALVALTPQGQCVGWMKLAPRRAVPKLRKLPVYRALDLGDDDGVWSVGCFLVDEAWRGRGVARRLVSEIPRALAPLGARAVEAYPRQGLHAAEAWTGPAKVFEAFTRVGGDDAYPVLRLVL; from the coding sequence ATGAGCGACGCCGCATCGCTCGCCGTCCGTTGGTCTGGCGCCGCCGACGAAGCTGCCATCGTGTCGCTCTTCGAACGCGACGGCTCGCCGTGTTTCTGTCGCTACTGGCACTTCGAGGGTGACAAGAACGCGTGGCTGGCGCGGTGCGCCGGCGAACCCGAGGTGAATCGGGACGCGCTCTCGGTCGATCTTCGTTCCGGCGCCGACGGCGCGCGCGCCCTCGTCGCGCTGACGCCGCAAGGCCAATGCGTCGGATGGATGAAGCTCGCGCCGCGAAGGGCCGTACCCAAGCTCCGGAAGCTCCCGGTGTACCGAGCGCTCGACCTCGGCGACGATGACGGCGTCTGGTCTGTCGGTTGTTTCCTCGTCGACGAAGCGTGGCGCGGCCGCGGCGTCGCGCGCCGACTGGTGAGCGAAATCCCGCGTGCGCTGGCGCCGCTCGGCGCCCGCGCCGTCGAGGCGTATCCGCGGCAGGGGCTGCACGCGGCCGAGGCCTGGACTGGGCCCGCCAAGGTCTTCGAAGCCTTCACCCGCGTCGGTGGCGACGACGCGTACCCGGTGCTTCGCCTTGTGCTCTAG